The Henckelia pumila isolate YLH828 chromosome 2, ASM3356847v2, whole genome shotgun sequence genome includes a window with the following:
- the LOC140881964 gene encoding metal transporter Nramp6.1-like isoform X2 yields the protein MDYPNPINYCLWILAEIAVMAADIPQVIGTAFAFNILLGAPIWSGVLLAGLNTLLLLGLQRYGIRKLEIAIGILVLVVGGCFCSVMAHAKPNPKEIMKGMFVPELRTSSATSDAIALLGALIMPHNLFLHSALVISRKISRTSDGIRSASKFFFLESGLALFIAFLINVSVISVTGGVCSNPNITLENKNHCDDITLDSASFLLKNALGNWSSKLYAVSLLASGQSSTVTGTYAGQYIMQGFLELKMELWLRNLVTRCIVILPSLMVCIIGGASGAARLIIIASMILSFELPFALVPLLKFTSSAAKMGEHKNSIMISIVLWFLGFCSIAINMYFLGSTLIGWIASRRMPKAAAIVAGTLIVPLAILYIALLVYLTLKKEVPEVNRRDSILSSGGSSGRQSNNGDQGIREEIQMEEI from the exons ATGGATTACCCGAATCCCATAAATTACTGCCTTTGGATATTGGCCGAAATTGCAGTTATGGCAGCCGACATACCTCAAG TGATAGGTACAGCCTTTGCTTTCAACATTCTTCTGGGTGCACCCATTTGGTCTGGGGTTCTACTTGCTGGACTTAACACACTCCTCCTTCTTGGCTTGCAAAGATACGGC ATAAGAAAGTTGGAGATTGCAATAGGAATACTGGTGTTGGTTGTGGGAGGATGCTTCTGTTCAGTGATGGCACATGCGAAGCCTAATCCAAAAGAGATTATGAAAGGAATGTTCGTCCCGGAATTGAGAACTTCTAGTGCAACAAGTGACGCCATTGCCCTTTTGGGAGCTCTCATTATgcc GCATAATTTGTTCCTTCATTCGGCGTTGGTGATCTCAAGAAAGATATCGCGTACATCGGATGGCATAAGG AGTGCAAGCAAGTTCTTTTTTCTAGAAAGTGGACTGGCCTTGTTCATTGCATTCCTCATCAATGTGTCTGTTATCTCTGTGACCGGTGGTGTTTGTTCAAATCCTAATATCACTTTGGAGAACAAGAACCATTGCGACGATATCACCCTCGACTCCGCCTCGTTTCTACTCAAG AACGCTCTTGGAAACTGGAGCTCGAAGCTTTACGCGGTGTCCTTGCTCGCCTCAGGCCAGAGTTCGACTGTAACGGGGACTTATGCCGGCCAATATATCATGCAG GGGTTTTTAGAATTGAAAATGGAGCTTTGGTTACGGAACCTCGTGACGAGATGTATAGTCATCCTTCCAAGCTTAATGGTCTGCATCATTGGTGGTGCTTCTGGAGCAGCTAGATTGATCATCATCGCCTCG ATGATATTATCATTCGAACTGCCATTTGCATTGGTACCTCTCCTCAAGTTCACAAGCAGTGCGGCCAAGATGGGAGAGCATAAGAATTCCATTATG ATAAGTATTGTCCTGTGGTTTCTTGGGTTCTGCTCAATCGCCATCAACATGTATTTCTTGGGTTCAACTCTCATAGGATGGATTGCCAGCCGTCGGATGCCAAAGGCAGCAGCTATCGTTGCCGGAACGTTGATCGTTCCGTTGGCTATACTTTACATTGCCCTTTTAGTATACTTGACACTTAAGAAAGAAGTACCCGAGGTAAATCGCCGGGATTCGATTTTGAGTTCCGGAGGATCGTCCGGACGACAGTCGAATAATGGAGATCAGGGGATCCGTGAAGAGATTCAGATGGAAGAAATATGA
- the LOC140881964 gene encoding metal transporter Nramp7.2-like isoform X1, whose protein sequence is MALVQIQDTPQWKKALGFIGPGFLVSVAYLDPGNLETDLQAGADHKYQLLWIVFVGLSFALIIQSRSAKLGVATGKHLAEHCKMDYPNPINYCLWILAEIAVMAADIPQVIGTAFAFNILLGAPIWSGVLLAGLNTLLLLGLQRYGIRKLEIAIGILVLVVGGCFCSVMAHAKPNPKEIMKGMFVPELRTSSATSDAIALLGALIMPHNLFLHSALVISRKISRTSDGIRSASKFFFLESGLALFIAFLINVSVISVTGGVCSNPNITLENKNHCDDITLDSASFLLKNALGNWSSKLYAVSLLASGQSSTVTGTYAGQYIMQGFLELKMELWLRNLVTRCIVILPSLMVCIIGGASGAARLIIIASMILSFELPFALVPLLKFTSSAAKMGEHKNSIMISIVLWFLGFCSIAINMYFLGSTLIGWIASRRMPKAAAIVAGTLIVPLAILYIALLVYLTLKKEVPEVNRRDSILSSGGSSGRQSNNGDQGIREEIQMEEI, encoded by the exons ATGGCATTGGTGCAAATCCAAGACACCCCTCAATGGAAGAAGGCACTTGGCTTCATTGGCCCTGGATTCTTGGTCTCTGTTGCCTATCTTGATCCTGGAAACt TGGAAACTGATTTACAAGCCGGGGCAGACCACAAATATCAA ttGCTGTGGATTGTGTTTGTTGGCCTTAGCTTCGCGCTAATCATTCAATCTCGTTCCGCAAAGCTTGGGGTGGCTACAG GAAAACATCTGGCCGAACACTGTAAAATGGATTACCCGAATCCCATAAATTACTGCCTTTGGATATTGGCCGAAATTGCAGTTATGGCAGCCGACATACCTCAAG TGATAGGTACAGCCTTTGCTTTCAACATTCTTCTGGGTGCACCCATTTGGTCTGGGGTTCTACTTGCTGGACTTAACACACTCCTCCTTCTTGGCTTGCAAAGATACGGC ATAAGAAAGTTGGAGATTGCAATAGGAATACTGGTGTTGGTTGTGGGAGGATGCTTCTGTTCAGTGATGGCACATGCGAAGCCTAATCCAAAAGAGATTATGAAAGGAATGTTCGTCCCGGAATTGAGAACTTCTAGTGCAACAAGTGACGCCATTGCCCTTTTGGGAGCTCTCATTATgcc GCATAATTTGTTCCTTCATTCGGCGTTGGTGATCTCAAGAAAGATATCGCGTACATCGGATGGCATAAGG AGTGCAAGCAAGTTCTTTTTTCTAGAAAGTGGACTGGCCTTGTTCATTGCATTCCTCATCAATGTGTCTGTTATCTCTGTGACCGGTGGTGTTTGTTCAAATCCTAATATCACTTTGGAGAACAAGAACCATTGCGACGATATCACCCTCGACTCCGCCTCGTTTCTACTCAAG AACGCTCTTGGAAACTGGAGCTCGAAGCTTTACGCGGTGTCCTTGCTCGCCTCAGGCCAGAGTTCGACTGTAACGGGGACTTATGCCGGCCAATATATCATGCAG GGGTTTTTAGAATTGAAAATGGAGCTTTGGTTACGGAACCTCGTGACGAGATGTATAGTCATCCTTCCAAGCTTAATGGTCTGCATCATTGGTGGTGCTTCTGGAGCAGCTAGATTGATCATCATCGCCTCG ATGATATTATCATTCGAACTGCCATTTGCATTGGTACCTCTCCTCAAGTTCACAAGCAGTGCGGCCAAGATGGGAGAGCATAAGAATTCCATTATG ATAAGTATTGTCCTGTGGTTTCTTGGGTTCTGCTCAATCGCCATCAACATGTATTTCTTGGGTTCAACTCTCATAGGATGGATTGCCAGCCGTCGGATGCCAAAGGCAGCAGCTATCGTTGCCGGAACGTTGATCGTTCCGTTGGCTATACTTTACATTGCCCTTTTAGTATACTTGACACTTAAGAAAGAAGTACCCGAGGTAAATCGCCGGGATTCGATTTTGAGTTCCGGAGGATCGTCCGGACGACAGTCGAATAATGGAGATCAGGGGATCCGTGAAGAGATTCAGATGGAAGAAATATGA
- the LOC140884970 gene encoding dof zinc finger protein DOF5.7-like, which produces MMSQDDNKILAGKDHESHHGSTSRRSAASSKLPQEASAAAALKCPRCDSTNTKFCYYNNYNLTQPRHFCKTCRRYWTKGGALRNVPIGGGCRKNKKIKSSFPKEEINGISSDIGGLRFFQGISPAMDFQLGAGLNNLIPSLQPPSNLFNLQFPSFGNNLANICGTSTTSSSSSPQYLGFQEMGSSSNLRSNLASSIESLSSINQDLHLKLQQQRLSMMYVGNNQKENSSSTNIPSQSDHHHIMEKPHEPILFQNLDIAKQDYNSNAIGISRKEAANEHISTEWFFENSYATATPSVRSYANDQSTSNWSTTQAAWSSDLSHYNSLP; this is translated from the coding sequence ATGATGTCACAAGATGATAATAAAATCCTCGCCGGAAAAGATCATGAGAGCCACCACGGATCCACCAGCCGGAGAAGTGCTGCCAGCTCCAAGCTGCCTCAAGAGGCTTCCGCCGCCGCAGCCCTCAAGTGCCCGAGGTGCGATTCCACAAACACCAAGTTTTGCTACTACAATAACTACAACCTCACACAGCCGAGGCATTTCTGCAAGACATGTAGAAGGTACTGGACTAAAGGCGGTGCTTTACGCAACGTCCCCATCGGCGGCGGCTGCAGGAAGAACAAGAAAATCAAATCGTCCTTTCCAAAGGAGGAAATTAATGGAATATCTTCTGATATCGGAGGGCTCCGATTCTTTCAGGGTATCTCACCAGCCATGGATTTTCAGCTCGGAGCTGGCCTGAATAATTTGATCCCAAGTCTCCAGCCACCTTCCAATCTATTCAACCTCCAGTTTCCATCTTTCGGAAATAATCTAGCTAACATTTGTGGCACCAGtactacttcttcttcttcttctcctcaATATTTGGGGTTTCAAGAAATGGGATCATCTTCGAATCTCCGCAGCAATCTTGCTTCTTCCATCGAGTCTTTGAGTTCTATAAACCAAGACCTTCACTTGAAGCTGCAGCAACAAAGATTATCCATGATGTACGTTGGAAACAATCAGAAAGAAAACAGCAGTAGTACAAATATTCCATCTCAATCAGATCATCATCATATTATGGAAAAACCCCATGAGCCCATTTTGTTTCAGAATCTGGATATTGCGAAGCAAGATTATAACTCCAACGCAATTGGGATTTCAAGGAAAGAGGCTGCAAATGAACATATATCTACTGAGTGGTTTTTTGAGAATTCTTATGCAACAGCGACTCCAAGTGTTAGAAGCTACGCAAATGATCAGAGTACTAGCAACTGGAGTACTACTCAGGCCGCATGGAGTTCTGATTTGAGTCACTACAATTCACTGCCGTAa